The sequence below is a genomic window from Acetivibrio clariflavus DSM 19732.
GTCCTACTGTACTTACATAGTATCCTTCCGCCCAAAAGTGTCTGTTCCCAAACTTATATTTTAAGTTTGCATGTCTATCAAATATCATAAGTGCACTTTTCCCTTTCAAGTATCCCATAAAGCTTGATACACTCATTTTGGGTGGTATGCTTACTAACATATGTATATGGTCTGGCATCAAATGTCCTTCTATTATCTCGACTCCTTTATATTTGCATAGTTGTTTTATTATTTCCCTTATACTTTGTTTGTATTGATTATAAATTATTTTTCGTCTATACTTAGGTGTAAATACTATATGATATTTACACATCCATTTAGTTCGTGCTAAACTGTGTTCTTTGTTTGCCATTAAAATCACCTTTCCTTTTGTTATTATAGTAGCTTGAACAACTCTATTATAACGGAAAGGTGATTTTTTTGTATAACTCCTGTCTCGCACCCGCATAGCGGGTGGTTTTTTGATTCACACGCTTTGCGTGTGAATCAGGCTAAAGCCAATAATATGAAAAAAGGCTTAAGAATTATGATTCTTAAAGCCTTTTTCTTTTGCCTACAACTTATGCATTTGAACTGCAAACCAAGGAAGATAGTGCAGGATCATTGCTTATTTTCCACAAAACATATTTTATACTCATTGAAATGGTATCAGCCATTTTCATAACCAGATTCAGTCTTGTATTTTGGAGGATAAGGTAATCCATAAAACCTCCAAAATTGACAATTCCGGTTATGTACATATCTCCTACCGGAGCAAGGTCTTTTTTTACCCCAGATCCCGGTTTTATAGGGCCTTCACCTATTGTAATGTATCCTACATGATCTGCTTTTCCGAGGCAAGCATCTATAGCAACTATAAAAGGCTTATCATAAAAGTTCCGTATATATTCCATCACCTTGTCTATGTTCTTTGCATGTACAGGATTATCCAAACTGCCATGTACGTATATATTTTTATATTCCAAATTACTCATCTTATAGCCTATCAGCGGACCCAAACTATCCCCTGTTGACCGGTCAGTTCCTATACACACAAACACTATTGATTTATATCCGCATTTTAGTGAATTAGCAATAAAAGCATATATTGTATCAGTAAGTGTCTTAAACGCTGATTTATTGTTTATATCAATATAAATCTGTTTGCTTGATGTTTTAAAAAACATACTTCTTCTCCTGTAAATAATGTATCTGTAATTATTATTGCCCTATATTGTAATTTTATTACTCTTTTTTACCGTTTCTATTTATTTATATTGATATTAGCTATTGCGTTTGTTATTATCAATGTATCTCCTTCCTACTTTGTCTGTACCAAAATAAAATATGGAATTTCGAAAGGGTAATATTTATGGAGATACCAAAAATCAAATTAGACTCAAATATTAATTTAAATATAAATATGTTTGAAAATATAGTTGATTGTATGCATGATTGGGTCAGAGTAATAGACTTAAATGATAATATTATCTATGTAAATAAAGCAATGGCAAAGGCACTAAACGAAAATCCTATAGGTAAAAAATGTTACAAAGCCTTTGAAAGAGACATACCTTGTGAAAAATGTGTTTCAAGAGCTACCATTGCTACCGGACAACCTCAGCAACAGGAAGAATTAATTCATAATCGTACTTTTTCAGTAATGAGTTCTCCCATTAAAGATAAGGACGGAAACATTATTGCGGTAGTCGAAGTTTTACGGGATATAACAGAAATGAAAAAATTGCAAAAAGCAATCATAAATCAAAACAAAAAGCTGAAAAGTGAACTTAATATAGCCAAAAAGCTTCAGTATAGCCTTTTACCGAAGGAAATTCCCAATGAATATGTTGAATTTTCTTATATCTACAAGCCTTGCGATACCTTAGGTGGAGATTTTCTCGACATTTTTAAAATTGACACAAGCCATATAGGAGTATATATAGCTGATGTTTCGGGCCATGGTGTAGCAGCGTCAATGCTCACGGTCTTTTTGAGATCTTCTATAGATAAAACAATTATTTCACCGGCTTCTGCATTAAAAAAACTTTACATAGAATTTAACAATAATTTTTCCGATCAAGATCTATATATTACTATTTTTTACGCTATATTTGACATTACCAGTAACACTTTGGTTTATTCAAATGCAGGACTTAATGTCTCTCCTATTGTATTAAATCCATACACCAAAACTTTTAAACTTTTAAGAGTTCCCGGAATCCCTATAAGCAATTGGGTTGAAAATCCGTCTTATGAAGACAAAAAATTAATTCTGCAAAACCGTGACAAACTTTTTCTATATACCGACGGTATTGTAGAATTAAAAAATAATAAAAATGAACAATTTGGAGAAAATAGACTAATCGGCGTTTTACAAGGTAACGTTGAAAGCCCCGGTGTAATTCTTGATCGAATTATTAAAGCTGCCTCTGAATTTGCCGGCATTGAAAGATACAACAATGCTGCAGACGATATCACTATGGCACTTTTAGAAATAAAAAATTCAAAAGATTAATTTTTTCTTTTTCTCTAATTTAATTTTTATTTTTAGCCCCCTAAAAAAGAATTATATTTCAGAATTACTATATTGAAAAACATCAAAAGCAATCAACAAAGCGAAACCTTTACCAGCCACAGTTGGTAATAGTGCTAATCCTCAAATAATATAAATTCCATACTTTTAAAGTTGGATACTCCAGCTCTGCTTGAATAAATAAAGCAGGGCCATTTTCTTTTTGTGCAAAATTCAAATTTATATTTTGCATTTAAATTCTATGTCCAAACAAATATATATATGCTTTGGGAAAGTACCAAAAAAGTAATTTTAAATACTGTCGTAAGACAACATGTTGTAAATTATCAAATATATTTTTTGGTTTACATCAAAAAAAATTATAAAATTTATAAAGTTTTAACTTTTTCGTAACCTATAATTCATAATCTTGTTATATTATTTACTACAGAAAAAATTCAAAATCAAATACTTCCTATGATATATAGGAAGTGTTTTATATAAATACAACAATTTTGCCAAAGGGGGAGTAACAATTCAGTAAAATTACCTTGGTAAAAAAATATAAACACGCATATATGCACAAAATAAAAACACACTCTACATGACCTATTGTTCACGCACTTTTTTCACTTATGTTCAAATTTCTTCAAGGTGGAACTTTTCAGACCAGCCAATTACACTCTATAACAAGCTACTTAATAGGTAAAGACATTTACGTTGCAGTAATTGACGCAGCGCTGCTGAAGTGATCAATTTTGTTCATATTCGATTGGGGTTTAATACTCCCCCCACTTTTTTTACGATACCTTTATAAAAAACCGAACGCTGGATATGTTTGTATTTCATAATAACATCCTCCCTATAAATTTTGTCGGTTAGTTCTCACACAAACTAACCGTTTCATTTTTTATTAATTTTATTACGTTAAAATATCGGACAGAGTAATTTTTAGTCATCTCAAATCATATACTTCTATTGACAAATGTGTAAGGAGTAAAAGAATGCTTTCCCTGTTAAAATTTAAAAGATCTAAATTTGTATTTACTATTTTTATATTAGTATTAACAATTAATATATTTTTTTATAAAGATTCGCCCATATTGACTAGTGCTCATATAAATGAAGATAATATTAAAATAATAGAGGAGCTCCTTTCTACCAGAAATAATGCTCTGCTCCAGGGAAATCCTGAAGATATCCAAGTTCTGTATGACAGAAGCACCAAACTTGGAACCTGGGCCTATGAACATGAGTTAAAGAAGATGAAATATCTTCATAACTGGGCTGAGAAACAGGGTATTATATTTTCCAATATAAAATCAATATTCAAAATACGAAGTGTAAAAGAAAGCAGTGACACAGCTTCTTATAACTTTATATGTTCTACCGAATACAGTTATGTTTATGAAAACGAACCGCAAACAGAAAATTTTTTCAGAATAGGTACATATCACTCTTTAAAATTGCAAAAAAGCAGCGATAAATGGTTAATCGTAAAAGAATGGTATACCGACCCCTTCGCCGATTCTTTAGAACTTGAAGATTTGAAAAAAGAGGAATTCAGAGAATTTATACTTTCATCAAAACCAAGGGATTTTTCAAATCTAAATCAAAGAAGAATAAGTGCTGTTGAA
It includes:
- the tnpA gene encoding IS200/IS605 family transposase, producing MANKEHSLARTKWMCKYHIVFTPKYRRKIIYNQYKQSIREIIKQLCKYKGVEIIEGHLMPDHIHMLVSIPPKMSVSSFMGYLKGKSALMIFDRHANLKYKFGNRHFWAEGYYVSTVGLNEATIKKYIQEQYKHDIMIDKLSVKEYEDPFKG
- the yyaC gene encoding spore protease YyaC, coding for MFFKTSSKQIYIDINNKSAFKTLTDTIYAFIANSLKCGYKSIVFVCIGTDRSTGDSLGPLIGYKMSNLEYKNIYVHGSLDNPVHAKNIDKVMEYIRNFYDKPFIVAIDACLGKADHVGYITIGEGPIKPGSGVKKDLAPVGDMYITGIVNFGGFMDYLILQNTRLNLVMKMADTISMSIKYVLWKISNDPALSSLVCSSNA
- a CDS encoding SpoIIE family protein phosphatase yields the protein MEIPKIKLDSNINLNINMFENIVDCMHDWVRVIDLNDNIIYVNKAMAKALNENPIGKKCYKAFERDIPCEKCVSRATIATGQPQQQEELIHNRTFSVMSSPIKDKDGNIIAVVEVLRDITEMKKLQKAIINQNKKLKSELNIAKKLQYSLLPKEIPNEYVEFSYIYKPCDTLGGDFLDIFKIDTSHIGVYIADVSGHGVAASMLTVFLRSSIDKTIISPASALKKLYIEFNNNFSDQDLYITIFYAIFDITSNTLVYSNAGLNVSPIVLNPYTKTFKLLRVPGIPISNWVENPSYEDKKLILQNRDKLFLYTDGIVELKNNKNEQFGENRLIGVLQGNVESPGVILDRIIKAASEFAGIERYNNAADDITMALLEIKNSKD
- a CDS encoding amidase domain-containing protein produces the protein MLSLLKFKRSKFVFTIFILVLTINIFFYKDSPILTSAHINEDNIKIIEELLSTRNNALLQGNPEDIQVLYDRSTKLGTWAYEHELKKMKYLHNWAEKQGIIFSNIKSIFKIRSVKESSDTASYNFICSTEYSYVYENEPQTENFFRIGTYHSLKLQKSSDKWLIVKEWYTDPFADSLELEDLKKEEFREFILSSKPRDFSNLNQRRISAVEYADRYCGAAADEEFGFSYNKKYRDYNPLGGDCANFASQILFEGGKFKKNRTWNYTKDGSKAWVNAQAFKDYMLNSGRASLIAKGTYNQVFKASFKLLPGDFVAYEKKGKVTHISVVTGSDSKGYTLVNCHNTDRYRVPWDLGWSNKNIKFWLVRVHY